GATCTGCATTGTATTTGGtcttatgttgatgatcttatcacCAATTGGAGGGTTGAGGCAAATCATCCTTCAAGCCAAGGATTATGAATTCTACTCTTAAATTGTTTTCTTCTCAGTGAAGAATCAAGTGGGGAGTAGGCACAAATGAAGAACATGATAGTTAAAAGTTTGTCATATGGAAGCATAACATAAGGCTATTGTCAAGAGTCAATGTTGTCAGCCTCCGTTGTCAGAAAATCAAAGTCACAATACACAAACATGGGAGATTGAACTGTTGGAAATCAGATCACAGGAGCATTGGCCGTCACTGTTTCTTCATTCTATCACTTGTGTTAATGTATGAATACAAAAtagtcttctttttctttttctttttttgcttgttttgctgtttgtgaagaaaaaaagATACTACAGTTATGTAATGGTTTCCACTTAAAATGTTGTATTTGCTTTCAACAAGAGTTCCCAAGGTTTGTTTCAGCAAATTTATGGAATCAACGTTTCATGGATTCTTCATTTTACTTTGAAAATATGACCCTCTTAAGGATCTTCCAAATACATCACAGGAACAGAACCAATAATGGTATCCACCTAAACCTAAGAGTAGAAGTAGGACCACTGAATTTAACTCTTAATAACAACCTATAGGGTTCAAGCCAAAGGTATAGACACAATggtttaattcattaaaattggtTATTTATGACGAGAAGTGTAAAGTCAAAAAAGAACCATATGTCGGgtaaagtgaaataaaaacatgATGGAATTTAAACTACAATGTTATCCAGGCAGCAACAAGAGTTGTTAATGTAAAACAAAAgatgtttataatttgaatttcaTTGAAGAAAAAGAGCATCTGAAACTGAATTGCTGCATTGATAGCCTACAAAAGTATGCATTCAAATACCACATAGACAAGATTGttctgaaaaagaaaaaacaattcgATTGTCATAATTCCTTCTCCAATTTAGCCTTTTTCTCTTTAAACAATTCAACCCACAAATTAGAAATCCACAAGATACTAACACCAATAGCTGTAATAACAACACACATCCAAGAAATCCAAAGCCATCTAGGGATCACATTATCAGCTACCCCACTTGAATAGAACACTCCCATTTGGTACAAAACGAATGGACCAAAAATCCCTCTAACAACACTATAAAAGGCATAAAAATAAGGGGACAAATTCGAATAAACCTTTGCAGCCAACTGATTATCGTGCCTCCTAGCGGATGCCAATGTCCAAACGTTCTGGCAAAAGCTGGTACCTTCAGCTAAAATCAAGAGAGTGAGGATAGCATAGGAGCCATGGAAGACGACGTGGCGACaagtgatgaaaacaaagagCGTAGCCAAATGATGACCAATGAAGAGGACGTCTGTAGGGAAGAAAACAAGGTAGTGAAGCAGATCTGTGAGGAAATAAGCAATACTGTAATCCAAAACTAAATTCTGGGCTTTTGTGTTCGGTGAAGAAAACCCACGGTTTTGGTCGGAAAAGATTGCGAAAGTGGCTAAGAAAACGGCTGGGGTGCCATGGAAGAGGGAGATAAAGCAAGAACAAGCTTCGGGGCGAATCTTGGGACTCCAGTTACGGAAAACAATGGAGTAAGCAATCGAATATAGAAtcaaaaacatggaaaaaaacAAAGGGAGatttgggattgaggagaaaggGAAAGTTTCCATTGGGTTTCTGGGTTGGAGaagaaatcaaaaagaaaaaaggaaaatttataaGAATGGTGGAGCTGGGGATGGGTTAGATTTTGGGAATGTTTGGTAAATTAGGTAAAATGGTTGTATCAAAACGAGAGTTATTGAGAGTTTCAACGGTTTCTCTGGAAAATGAAAGTTTATAGGAGTAGGAGAAGGGAAGGCGACAAATTAGGCTTTCAGAAGGAATTAGGCATTAGGATGGTTTTAGAGATTCAAAGATATGTAGGAAGTTGAGAAcgacattcatttttttttagatCTTCACGTTTTAAAGCCATAAATCTAAAATGAAATTCCATTGGGATTAATGAATTTTGTTTAATCTTGGGATCCCActtcttaaaatatttatttggttggatttattaagatatttatttttgacattatacatgtaaatattttaatctatctaatatttttatcatttcgatttaaaatattgtttatattaacatatattgTTAGTTCGATTGATCATTAGAAATAACTATGGTGGAAGCAAAGAAAGAATATTCAACAAAGAACACAACGATTTAATAGTGATTCGACTTCAATTGCCTATTCCACTACCTTAACTTTtcacaactaaaatttttactaaattcactaatttgacaacctTTGAGAAGGTTTAATCTTACAATCTCCCTTCAGATTTCTACCTAAAATCTTAAGATTATAACTCCTTTAGGGTTTCTACTCAAACCTTAAGATTCTACTCTCTAAAAAAGATACAaagaagaacataaaagaaataatccttacaagatcaaaaTGTTTGTCAATTAAGCACAAATAAATAAGAATGCACTTTAGTTACAGAATAACAATGAAAGCTCACAAATGTGTACAAGAAAAGTATAAAAGATTTAAGCACTAAAGTTGTTTTGattgagctttaagtttgataaTCTCTCTTGTTCTTGTAGAACCTTTGAAAGATGATATTTGTACCCTCTATTTCATTTCCAATCGTTGTGGTtgttgagaaaataaataaagtcgTTGGGGATGAAAATTAAATTCACCTGTAACAAAAGGTTTCGATACTTTATCTACAAGTATTGCTACTATTAACATTTAATGCAAAGTTTAGTGACTGTTGGAGTTAAAGATATCGATACAAATGGACTTTTACCGATACCATATGCttagttgaattggttgaaaatagaATGTCAATTTGGTGTTGATTATAAAATgggtatcaatattttaaaaactatcgatacttggccaaaaagTAGCAATACTAACTTGTTTTAGAACAATTTTAACTTGATTGAAAATGTTTAACTCAATCGaaatcattttaacttgatttcaTCATTTTGCTAATTTTGTTTAGCTTTAATAGTTATTCAAAAGCATTTTAATTtgtcatatcaaaacatattatcaaataaagttAGGTATGACATATTTAAcagttaactttttttttacataaaataaataattagaaattgTGAATTTATGTTAAACTTAATATGCATGATCAATGTGAAAGGAGCATGAAATATAAcagtttaattgttaaaatattaatagtataaaagGTTACAAAATTGTGTAAAACCACTTAAGTTTTACACCGGTTTAAGTGGAtcattctttattttaaaatgttcaatttagtcttaactCAATTGTCACGATTGTCATTGCAATAATTAGAGGAATTAGGATTTGAGGTATTTAAGAGCGTTTTTCTCTAATTAAGAGTTAAGATGGGTCGTGGGTAGAActatacattatataaaaattattcatatttaaaaaggaataaattacaaatttagttaTTTAGGTatggtttaaattatgttttggctatcaaactttaaaaagttataatatgTTAACTAgtattattaatttgttacattttgataattaaacAGGTAACAATGTAACAACAAGCTGACGTGACACAttatatcatcatttcaaacgaatAAACTGAATTATACCAAAAACTCAATAAACCGAATGGACCCTAAGtgcaaaaccaaacaaaaaactTTCGATTCAGTTCGATTCGATTTATTCGGTTTTTAGCTTTttttagttagaaaaaaaatgtaattgaggtacttataattttatttcctttatttttttcacataatTGTCTTCTCTTCAATTTAGTAtatcatatacttttatttttatttttattttaaattcattaataaaatattaaaaatcaaatcCAACAATTTTAATCAactcaaaaaatatttatgttcTTACATGGGCAACATACAATTTCCATGTCTTCTACTATTCTTAATATGTATAtatcaatttgaatttttatatatcaaataataaaaattaaaatgaatatcataaaaaatttaaattatcaatttgagttttaaatATTAACGGGTATTGagttttaaatcttttaaaaatattaaattttaatgggTATTTAGGTTTAAGGTTTACATTTAGGTTTGGGTATGTAAACGGGTCATGAGCTTTTAACCTTATGGGTTATGGCTTATTCAGTTTATTCgatttaaaaatgtcaaaaatcaaaaattgacttaataaatcaattaaaccaaacatgaaaattgattaaatcataaaaactttgGTTTTTTTAGGTTGGATtcacttcaaaattttcaatttagaacTTTTTTACACACCCCTACTTTTGGAGGCTCAGGTTCTGTGGAAAGCCAAGCACAAGAGTTGGCTTTATAATTTAAGTTAACTTtgacatattaatttaattttaactttaaattcatTTAGTGCGATTTTAATGAGTGAACAAACTTTGGCTACTAAACCTAACACAACAGTTTGCTTCATAATTGAAGTTAATTCCATAATTTAGATAACTTTTACACCATACTTTAATTTTAACTTTagattcatttattaatataacaataattaaatttaatctaattttgaGAAGCATAGGGAGCCAGCAAGTTTAATTATACTATGAGATCTTATAttctttatatatttgaaatttagtattTCTACTTctaattttaagaatttagtccaaCTATTCTttcaatataataattaaattccaattgataatcattaaatttgattatgatttttacATCTAGTCAATTCAAAATCACGTGAAAggcatatgaaaataaattatcaacTTTCAATATGTTTCTTTAAAATAGTAATTCAGAAACGcaaaatcttttaattttagattaaacatttttatttgtgCATTTGGCCTTCCACACATGTAAAATTGACTATGTAagtaaactttttatttatttaaataaatcaatttagtaaaaaaaataatcttttgatgctgttaattattaaataaatgagtaaattttcaagattaaaattcaaatataaaaaaaaataaaaaattgaaagacTAAAAGGTAAATCCGAGCTTTTAGTTAATTTCATTCTCTGCAAGCTCAGATTTTTGAATCAGGTTTATTCCCTGTCCAAGTACCATAATGATCCGCCTATTTGAACCAACAGAATCAGCTGCTGTACTCAACCCCCACACTACAACAACAAagtctattaaagaagagagctAATGTTTAAATCCAATCAGAACCGATCAGCtccagaaaaaaataaaaataaaaaattaattgaaccaaaattttttcatttttatgaattAAAAGAGTGGTGGATCCAAAATCATTTCTGGAGAGGCTCTACTCTTACCACACTCAgaataaaggtaaaattgaaagcaaaatgataattaaatttcaatttgagACACAAAAATACAACTTTCATTAACTTGTAATTACAAAATACTACAAAAAGATTATAGAATTTCAGTGGGGAGTTTTCCCCCTTTGCCCACAGAATCCAACACAAGTGCTCTTGAGCATCTTTACACTATATTTTctactttataaataaattaaaataatccccAAAAAACCAAGGCAGGATTTTTAAAGAAATGACATTATATTCTCTACTCTCTTCTTTTAATGCTAGGCTAGTTTGGCTAGTTTGGCGTACACAAAGCAGATTTCAATCAATTTCACCCTCCTCTGCATCGTTCATAGGATTTGGGACACTGGGCGGCTCaccttcttcttcctcttcatctTTCTTCATGTACAATCCCAGCTGTTCCAAGGGGTTGCTGCTCCCAAACTTAAAACTTCCCAACCCATCTACAGAGAGATCCGTGCATGTTCCCTCCACTGAGCTTGGCAAATTATCGTCTGGGGCGGCTCTAAGCATTTCTAAGTCTTCAAGAAACCTAGAATTCTCATCGATTTCTATCGTCTTTTCCATCTACAGAACACCagaaaaatgtttgatattgagtCCACAATTGACAAGGGTGTAAATGTTTGATACAATCAATTCATCTAGTACCTCCAGCAATGCCTTCCGTGCTGCTTCTCGCTCAAGTTCCCTCTTCCGTCTAGCCTCAGCTGCAGCTTCTGCTTCAGCTCGTCTTCGAGCATCTTCAGCAGCCTTGGCTTCTGCTTGCAACCGTGCCTTTTCTGGCCAACATTAAAATATGCAAACATGTAAATAACCAAACTTGTCCATTTTGGAAACATCCATATTAACACGTTGAAAACACAGAAAAACTAGATTAAAGTTCAAACctttcttcctttgttgttctAGTTCCTCTCTCTCCCGACGCAATTTTTCAGGGTCCCCCTTGTCACCCTGATCCATGATTTAAAAAATGCTTAGAAAAGATATAGGTATACTATACAGGAAATTCCAGAAACCCAACCTTTCAACTAACCTGTATAAGTGTCTTTTCTCGAGCTTTTAGAATGGTATCAGCAAATCTATTCTTAATTAAAGCAGCCCTATAGAGCTTCTCAGGAGAAATCTGTCTCTCTGTTGGAGCATTGTCCCCTAGATTTTTAATTGGAGAGAGTGAGACACAACTCTAATAAAAAaaacagatttttttttctttcattattttcaGTGACCTCACCATCTTGGCAACTATCTGACTCAACAGAACTTGGCTTTCGCTGAGAAGTCTGCTCAAGCTGATCCGACCCATCCATACATTCTGCATTTAGAATATGGATTAACAAAACTTACATGCAGGGAAGTATTTATGATTTCATAGTTTTGCCATTCAAGCAAGGAAATAGAAGCATAAAAAATATAAGGGATAGCACATTTTTTTACCCGTTAACTTGACAATTAAGTCCACTTTGTTACTTGTACTTACTTTTTTGTTCACCTTAGTACCTAAACTTGACAACTAGATCCATTTTAGTCCTCGAACTTGAATTTCATTAAGATTTAATGATATGACCAATATTCTTGAAACATAACTGGGTTGGTTGCTTGGACGGAGAAGCGACTGATATTACTAATCCAAACAAAAGGGTTGAACTGAAAACTGCTCAAAACTGATAAAAATCGAAAACTGGGACAAAAACCAACAATTGAATAggcttaataattttttttttaatttaaaaaaattatgaatttttaattaattattgcaGTCTAGTAGTTGAACCaatcaaaccaattgaatcagaACTAGTGGTCTGACCGATTCAACCACTTGTCCGGTTATTAGAACATTATATGCGACACTCTTAAAATTGTACCACGTCATCAcctgaaaatttatataattttttttttaattttcaggtGATGGTGTAGCACAATCACAAAGTGCCATCAcctgaaaatttatataatatattttttttaattttcaagtgatgGTGTAGCTCAATCACAAAGTGCcatcatcaaactttcatatttttcaagTTAAGAGACGAAAATGAATCTAATTGCCCAGTTCAGGTACCAAAGGAAACCTAGTTGCCAAGTTCAAGGgcaaaaatttatattatcccaaaatataaaacattaaaacttggTCACTCACGATTCTTATGAAGATCGTCAACACTTGTTTTTTCATCTAATTGAGCCCCAGAATCTACCCCTTCCCGTACCTGAAGCATAATGCAAATTAATATGCCACCGTAAAACTTTAAAGTGGATCAAACAAACAATTAGAAGGTCAAACAACTCGGCAGTATCATTCAAAACCAAATAGAACCAGCACAAACCTTCATTGCATCCACGGAACCTGAAGGTTTAGCATCATCAGATTCACTATCAGAACTGCCAGAATCTGAATCTGCAAAGATCACAAAAGAAAGCAGCCATGGAAATGGCACAGGCAACATAAGACATACTTGCACAGAAgagaattttttaaagaaaaagtagTAAACACAGCAGGAGAAACCAAATAATTAACTTGAATTATATCAGCAGTACCCAGAAGATGGAAGAGAATACACACGCATTTGAtttacctttctttttctttttttttttttgggggggggggggagggtcAAAACCTAACCAAGTTTATTTGTCCCTAACCAGTTCAGCACAAGCCCAAGTGACTAGATCAGCAGATAACATATGGAAGCATAAATGTGCAGAACCCATTCTCTAGCCATAAAGTTTCCAACAGTAATTTTACTGACAATGAAGATTTAAGAAGTATGTCTACCCTATGTTGATTGATCGGTAAATGAGCTGCGTTGAAAACAAATAATTTGGGACACAAACAAGATGGGGACTGAAGATTTATCATTTACTTAGAAAGACAGAATCATAGGTatagaaaaaggaaggaaaagacaATTACCTCTAGAGCTGCTTGAACTGACAGACTTTGTGGTTCTATGGTCTGTGTCCTTCTCTATCTCCACAGGTGGATAGCTAGATACAGGAGGCTCATTTCCCCCAATGTCAACATCCTCATCAACTTGGTCATTCCCTGCAAACAAAAAAGTCAAACAGAAAACCAAGTCAGAAAGAAAACATACCTCAGAAGGGGGTTATTATGCACTAGGATTTGAAAGATGACCTTTGCCTTGTTGCATGGATGAATTACTCGGTGCAGATTCATTAATTAGCTGCATCAgaaattttccccaaaaaaaaagaaaaaagaatataaGTAGAACTCAACCACTTTGCATTTACATACATATATGAGTGTATTTTGAAGCATCAAAAGCAAGCAATGGTACTGATTTTTCAGCCTTTATTATGCGAGGATTTGTACCTCAATTTCACAAGGTTCACCTCTTGCTTGGATTTTCTGTTTCTCTTGCAAATAGTCATCTAGAAGTCTCTTCAAAGTGAACAAGGTGTCAACACTGAGGTCATCAatatcaatctcaatttcttcttCTCCAGATTCGGTTCCATTTGAACTGTGCTCTCTCAAGAAATCAATGATATGTGTAGGCATTTCTGCGAGCAAAGATTCCAGTTGTCTGCCTAGATTGTGTTTTTCCTCGTCCGTCATCCTCTTTACAGGTTCCTTTATAATTTCCTGGGTCACTGAGGTTGTCTTCCTCTTTTTTGCAGGAGGCATAGGCTTAGAAGTCTCTATGTCCTCAGAAGGAGCTTTACTTTGTACCAACTGGGTACCAGTAACTGGTAACTTCTTCTCAATGTTTTTCCACCTTACCTCAAAAAACTTGTTAAGGGTATCAGCCATAATGTGGACATCATTTCCAGGGGGATTATAGGTCATTGCATTACTGAAAGTAAGCTTCACATCATCATGAAACTCCAAAGGGGTTGCATATGCCCCTGATGCCATCTTCTTTTTAATCGTTCCTAGGTCCATGGGCTGCTTTATAACAGTAAAGTAATCTGGAATATTCAACTTGACTATATCTACCGGTTGGTTGAAGACCCACCCATACTGATGGCTCATCAGTCGTTTTAGAAGACCCTCACACTGCTTCATCAACATCATATTTGAGGTGTTCGATGCTGAAGCATGTTTTGCAGACTCAGATTTTCCTGAAAAAGTCCGATTAAACGCACGAGCCTTGCCACTCAAAGGATTCCCTTTCTTCCCAGGTCCAGAAGCCATCATGGATGATTTCTGAAAATCCCGTGCGTGAGGTAAAATTTGTCCATTGCTGCAACTAAGAATATCACTGGAAGATGACACAGTAACCCCATTTGTCCTTTGCAACTCAACTTTCTTCTGAAGCATCC
This window of the Gossypium hirsutum isolate 1008001.06 chromosome A09, Gossypium_hirsutum_v2.1, whole genome shotgun sequence genome carries:
- the LOC107888706 gene encoding TLC domain-containing protein At5g14285, which gives rise to METFPFSSIPNLPLFFSMFLILYSIAYSIVFRNWSPKIRPEACSCFISLFHGTPAVFLATFAIFSDQNRGFSSPNTKAQNLVLDYSIAYFLTDLLHYLVFFPTDVLFIGHHLATLFVFITCRHVVFHGSYAILTLLILAEGTSFCQNVWTLASARRHDNQLAAKVYSNLSPYFYAFYSVVRGIFGPFVLYQMGVFYSSGVADNVIPRWLWISWMCVVITAIGVSILWISNLWVELFKEKKAKLEKEL
- the LOC107888707 gene encoding transcription factor GTE8, with protein sequence MLAKRDRFAGEYYCGPYEPPGESEGSGSSGRIDMEFTASEDSSAPQRKCISLNPDKLGTFGVRTEVLSLSKLSQFERKDLMHRLRHELEQIRMLQKKVELQRTNGVTVSSSSDILSCSNGQILPHARDFQKSSMMASGPGKKGNPLSGKARAFNRTFSGKSESAKHASASNTSNMMLMKQCEGLLKRLMSHQYGWVFNQPVDIVKLNIPDYFTVIKQPMDLGTIKKKMASGAYATPLEFHDDVKLTFSNAMTYNPPGNDVHIMADTLNKFFEVRWKNIEKKLPVTGTQLVQSKAPSEDIETSKPMPPAKKRKTTSVTQEIIKEPVKRMTDEEKHNLGRQLESLLAEMPTHIIDFLREHSSNGTESGEEEIEIDIDDLSVDTLFTLKRLLDDYLQEKQKIQARGEPCEIELINESAPSNSSMQQGKGNDQVDEDVDIGGNEPPVSSYPPVEIEKDTDHRTTKSVSSSSSRDSDSGSSDSESDDAKPSGSVDAMKVREGVDSGAQLDEKTSVDDLHKNQCMDGSDQLEQTSQRKPSSVESDSCQDGDNAPTERQISPEKLYRAALIKNRFADTILKAREKTLIQGDKGDPEKLRREREELEQQRKKEKARLQAEAKAAEDARRRAEAEAAAEARRKRELEREAARKALLEMEKTIEIDENSRFLEDLEMLRAAPDDNLPSSVEGTCTDLSVDGLGSFKFGSSNPLEQLGLYMKKDEEEEEGEPPSVPNPMNDAEEGEID